The following coding sequences lie in one Bacteroides helcogenes P 36-108 genomic window:
- a CDS encoding RNA-binding S4 domain-containing protein has translation MSEARIDKWMWAVRIFKTRTIAAEACKKGRISINGALAKAARTVKSGDVIQVRKPPVTYSFKVLQPIEKRVGAKLVFEMMENVTAPEQYELLEMSRISGFVNRAKGTGRPTKKDRRNLEDFTTPEFTDDFDFDFDFEDKE, from the coding sequence ATGAGTGAAGCCAGAATAGACAAATGGATGTGGGCCGTACGCATCTTCAAGACACGCACTATTGCAGCCGAAGCCTGCAAGAAGGGGCGCATCAGTATCAACGGGGCATTGGCCAAAGCTGCCCGTACAGTAAAATCGGGAGATGTCATCCAAGTACGCAAACCTCCTGTCACCTATTCCTTTAAAGTATTGCAACCCATTGAAAAACGTGTTGGCGCAAAACTCGTTTTTGAGATGATGGAAAATGTGACTGCTCCGGAGCAATACGAACTACTGGAAATGAGCCGCATCAGCGGTTTCGTAAATCGTGCTAAAGGAACAGGACGCCCTACCAAGAAAGACCGCCGCAACCTTGAAGACTTCACTACGCCCGAATTTACGGATGACTTTGATTTCGATTTCGACTTTGAAGATAAAGAATAA
- a CDS encoding OadG family transporter subunit gives MNKTRTGIFLSLILALGLCTSCGEQKSNTKLLLNEVLIDNQSNFQDDYGVHSAWIEIFNKSYGSADLAGCYLKFSSQPGDTLSYFIPKGDILTLVKPRQHALFWADGEPRRGTFHTNFKLDSLNDNWIGLYDSGKKLLDQITVPARALKANQSYARVSDAANEWEVKGGSAEKYVTPSTNNKTIDSNAKMEKFEEHDSVGIGMSISAMSVVFCGLILLYISFKIVGKISVSLSKRNAMKAKGITDKQEAKEKALGEAPGEVFAAIAMAMHEMQSDVHDVEDTVLTITRVKRSYSPWSSKIYTLRETPHRK, from the coding sequence ATGAATAAAACAAGAACTGGAATATTTCTTTCACTGATACTGGCGCTGGGCCTCTGTACTTCCTGCGGAGAACAGAAGTCAAACACCAAGTTATTGCTGAATGAAGTGCTGATTGATAACCAGAGCAACTTTCAGGATGACTATGGCGTGCACAGCGCATGGATTGAAATATTCAACAAATCATACGGCAGTGCCGACCTCGCAGGCTGCTATCTGAAGTTTAGCAGCCAACCGGGTGACACACTCAGCTATTTCATCCCTAAAGGTGACATTCTGACATTGGTAAAACCTCGCCAACACGCTCTGTTTTGGGCCGACGGAGAGCCGAGACGAGGCACATTCCACACCAATTTCAAACTGGATTCCTTGAATGACAACTGGATCGGCCTGTATGATTCCGGCAAGAAACTGCTCGACCAGATAACAGTACCTGCCCGTGCGCTCAAGGCCAACCAGTCTTATGCACGCGTCAGCGACGCTGCTAACGAATGGGAAGTGAAAGGCGGAAGTGCCGAAAAATATGTCACTCCAAGCACCAACAACAAGACTATTGACAGCAATGCCAAAATGGAGAAGTTCGAGGAACATGACAGTGTAGGTATCGGTATGTCCATTTCTGCCATGAGCGTAGTGTTCTGCGGATTGATACTGCTCTATATCTCATTCAAGATTGTCGGAAAGATATCTGTCAGCCTCAGCAAGCGAAACGCCATGAAAGCCAAAGGCATCACGGACAAACAGGAAGCCAAGGAAAAAGCACTCGGTGAAGCCCCCGGTGAAGTCTTTGCCGCCATCGCCATGGCCATGCATGAAATGCAGAGCGATGTGCACGATGTGGAAGATACGGTGCTCACCATCACCCGCGTAAAACGCAGCTACTCACCTTGGAGTTCAAAGATTTACACACTGCGTGAAACTCCTCACAGAAAGTAA
- a CDS encoding Gfo/Idh/MocA family protein has product MSEKKIKWGFIGCGEVTKYKSGPAFQKIEDSEVVAVMSRNGEKAKTYAEERGIPKWYDDAQELIDDEEVNAVYIATPPSSHATYAIMSMKAGKPVYIEKPMAVTYEECCRINRISKETGVPCFVAYYRRYLPYFRKVKSLVDNGTIGNVINIQVRFAQPPRDLDYNKGNLPWRVQPDIAGGGYFYDLAPHQIDLLQEIFGCILEASGYKSNRGGLYPVEDTLSACFQFDNGLVGSGSWCFVAHESAREDRIEIIGDKGMICFSVFTYDPIAVHTEKGREEIPVENPIYVQQPLIQAVVDHLLGKSICSCDGESATLTNWVMDKILGKL; this is encoded by the coding sequence ATGAGCGAGAAAAAGATAAAATGGGGATTCATTGGTTGCGGCGAAGTGACCAAGTATAAAAGCGGGCCTGCTTTTCAAAAGATTGAAGATTCTGAAGTCGTAGCGGTCATGAGCCGGAACGGAGAAAAGGCCAAAACCTATGCGGAGGAAAGAGGAATACCCAAATGGTATGATGACGCTCAGGAACTAATTGATGACGAAGAAGTAAATGCCGTATATATAGCTACCCCTCCTTCTTCTCACGCCACCTATGCCATCATGTCCATGAAGGCGGGAAAACCGGTTTATATAGAGAAGCCGATGGCTGTGACCTACGAAGAATGCTGCCGCATCAACCGCATTTCCAAGGAGACGGGAGTTCCTTGTTTCGTTGCCTACTACCGCCGCTACCTCCCGTACTTCCGGAAAGTGAAATCACTGGTAGATAACGGCACTATCGGCAACGTCATCAACATTCAGGTCCGCTTTGCCCAGCCACCGCGTGATCTGGACTACAACAAAGGCAATCTGCCCTGGCGCGTACAACCGGATATCGCCGGTGGAGGTTACTTCTATGACCTCGCCCCTCACCAGATCGACCTGCTACAAGAAATATTCGGCTGTATCCTCGAAGCCAGCGGCTATAAAAGTAACCGTGGAGGGCTCTATCCGGTTGAAGACACTCTAAGCGCCTGTTTTCAGTTCGACAACGGATTGGTGGGAAGCGGCTCCTGGTGTTTTGTAGCCCACGAGTCCGCCCGTGAAGACCGCATCGAAATCATCGGCGACAAAGGAATGATCTGCTTCTCCGTCTTTACTTATGACCCCATTGCCGTGCATACGGAAAAAGGGCGAGAGGAAATTCCTGTCGAGAATCCCATATACGTCCAGCAGCCACTCATTCAAGCTGTTGTAGATCATCTTCTTGGCAAATCCATCTGTAGCTGTGACGGCGAAAGCGCCACTCTCACAAACTGGGTGATGGACAAAATACTGGGAAAGCTTTAA
- a CDS encoding biotin/lipoyl-containing protein, producing MKEYKYKINGNLYKVTIGDIEENIAHVEVNGTPYNVEMEQKPKAAPVKPVVRPAAAAPAAPVTPVSRPSAAPAGKSGVKSPLPGVILDIKVSVGDTVKKGQLVIILEAMKMENSINADKDGKITAINVSKGDSVLEGTDLVIIE from the coding sequence ATGAAAGAATATAAATATAAGATTAACGGTAACTTATATAAGGTTACCATTGGAGATATTGAAGAAAATATCGCTCATGTGGAAGTGAACGGCACTCCGTATAATGTTGAAATGGAGCAGAAGCCCAAAGCCGCCCCCGTCAAACCGGTAGTCCGTCCGGCAGCAGCCGCACCGGCAGCCCCCGTCACTCCCGTAAGCAGACCGTCTGCCGCCCCTGCCGGGAAATCGGGCGTGAAGTCACCACTTCCGGGGGTAATCCTCGACATCAAAGTAAGTGTGGGTGACACGGTGAAGAAGGGACAGCTTGTCATCATCTTGGAGGCCATGAAGATGGAAAACAGCATCAATGCCGACAAAGACGGAAAAATCACCGCCATCAATGTAAGTAAAGGGGACTCCGTTCTCGAAGGTACTGACCTCGTAATTATTGAATAA
- the mce gene encoding methylmalonyl-CoA epimerase, with protein sequence MKISHIEHLGIAVKSIEEALPYYENVLGLKCYNIETVEDQKVRTAFLKVGDVKIELLEPTSPESTIAKFIEKNNGNGGMHHLAFAVEDGVANALATIEAEGIRLIDKAPRKGAEGLNIAFLHPKSTLGVLTELCEKPE encoded by the coding sequence ATGAAGATTTCACACATTGAACATCTGGGCATTGCCGTCAAGAGCATTGAAGAAGCCCTGCCGTATTACGAAAACGTTTTAGGTCTGAAGTGTTATAACATCGAGACTGTTGAAGACCAGAAAGTAAGGACTGCATTTCTAAAGGTTGGCGATGTAAAGATAGAATTACTGGAGCCGACTTCTCCTGAAAGCACTATTGCCAAATTCATCGAAAAGAACAATGGAAACGGAGGGATGCACCATCTGGCATTCGCCGTTGAAGACGGAGTGGCCAATGCGCTGGCAACGATAGAAGCCGAAGGCATCCGCCTCATCGACAAAGCTCCCCGTAAAGGCGCCGAAGGGCTGAACATTGCATTCCTGCACCCGAAATCTACCCTGGGGGTATTGACGGAACTTTGCGAAAAACCGGAATAG
- a CDS encoding acyl-CoA carboxylase subunit beta translates to MSNQLEKIKELIDRRTEARIGGGEKAIAKQHEKGKYTARERIAMLLDEGSFEEMDMFVEHRCTNFGMEKKHYPGDGVVTGCGTIDGRLVYLFAQDFTVSAGSLSETMALKICKIMDQAMKMGAPCIGINDSGGARIQEGINALAGFAEIFQRNILASGVIPQISGIFGPCAGGAVYSPALTDFTLMMEGTSYMFLTGPKVVKTVTGEDVSQENLGGASVHSTKSGVTHFTASTEEEALALIRKLLSYIPQNNLEEAPYVDCTDPIDRLEDSLNEIIPDNPNKPYDMYEVIGAIVDNGEFLEIQKDYSKNIIIGFARFNGQSVGIVANQPKYLAGVLDSNASRKAARFVRFCDAFNIPIVSLVDVPGFLPGTGQEYNGVILHGAKLLYAYGEATVPKVTVTLRKSYGGSHIVMSCKQLRGDMNYAWPTAEIAVMGGAGAVEVLYAREAKDQENPAQFLAEKEAEYTKLFANPYNAAKYGYIDDVIEPRNTRFRIIRALQQLQTKKLTNPAKKHGNIPL, encoded by the coding sequence ATGAGTAATCAACTTGAAAAAATCAAAGAACTTATCGACCGCCGCACAGAGGCACGTATCGGTGGCGGCGAAAAAGCGATTGCCAAGCAACACGAGAAAGGAAAATATACAGCCCGCGAACGCATAGCCATGCTTCTGGACGAAGGCAGTTTTGAGGAAATGGACATGTTCGTTGAACACAGATGCACCAACTTCGGCATGGAAAAGAAACACTACCCCGGTGACGGTGTAGTGACCGGCTGCGGAACCATTGACGGTCGTTTAGTATATCTCTTTGCACAAGACTTCACCGTTTCGGCCGGCTCTCTGTCCGAAACCATGGCACTGAAAATATGTAAGATCATGGACCAGGCTATGAAGATGGGTGCTCCTTGCATCGGAATCAACGACTCGGGCGGCGCACGCATCCAGGAAGGCATCAATGCTCTGGCAGGATTTGCCGAAATCTTCCAACGCAATATCCTCGCCTCCGGCGTTATTCCACAGATTTCCGGCATCTTCGGCCCGTGCGCCGGTGGAGCCGTTTACTCTCCCGCATTGACGGATTTCACTTTGATGATGGAAGGCACTTCCTATATGTTCCTTACCGGCCCCAAAGTAGTGAAGACTGTAACCGGCGAGGACGTGTCTCAGGAAAACTTAGGCGGCGCAAGTGTACACTCCACCAAATCGGGCGTCACACACTTCACCGCTTCGACAGAAGAAGAAGCTTTGGCTTTGATTCGCAAACTCCTGAGTTACATTCCGCAAAATAATCTGGAGGAAGCTCCATACGTGGACTGCACAGACCCGATAGACCGTCTGGAAGATTCTTTGAATGAAATCATCCCCGACAATCCTAACAAGCCGTATGATATGTACGAGGTAATAGGCGCCATCGTGGACAACGGTGAATTCCTCGAAATCCAGAAAGATTATTCCAAGAACATCATTATCGGCTTTGCACGCTTCAACGGCCAGTCCGTGGGCATCGTGGCCAACCAGCCGAAATATCTGGCAGGTGTGCTCGACAGCAATGCCTCACGCAAGGCTGCACGCTTTGTTCGTTTCTGTGATGCTTTCAACATCCCCATCGTATCACTGGTGGATGTACCGGGTTTCCTCCCCGGAACAGGGCAGGAATACAACGGCGTAATTCTGCACGGAGCCAAGTTGCTGTACGCTTACGGTGAAGCCACCGTACCCAAAGTGACCGTCACCCTGCGTAAGTCATACGGTGGCTCGCACATCGTGATGAGCTGCAAGCAGCTCCGCGGTGACATGAACTACGCATGGCCAACCGCTGAAATCGCCGTAATGGGCGGTGCGGGAGCCGTAGAGGTATTGTATGCACGCGAAGCAAAGGATCAAGAAAATCCGGCTCAATTCCTCGCCGAGAAAGAAGCCGAATACACCAAATTGTTCGCCAATCCTTATAATGCAGCCAAATATGGCTACATTGACGATGTGATTGAGCCGCGCAACACGCGCTTCCGCATTATCCGCGCCTTGCAGCAGTTGCAAACCAAGAAATTGACCAATCCGGCCAAGAAGCATGGCAATATTCCTCTTTAA
- a CDS encoding cation:proton antiporter, translating to MSHLAPLIADLALILICAGIMTLIFKKLKQPLVLGYVVAGFLASPHMAYTPSVMDTTNVQTWADIGVIFLLFALGLEFSFKKIVKVGGAAIIAACTIIFCMILLGVAVGTGFGWQRMDCIFLGGMIAMSSTTIIYKAFDDLGMRKKQFTGLVLSVLILEDILAIVLMVMLSTMAVSNNFEGSEMLESIAKLLFFLILWFVVGIYLIPGLLKRCRRLMSEETLLIVSLGLCFGMVVMAAHTGFSAAFGAFIMGSILAETVEAESIERLVKPVKDLFGAIFFVSVGMMVDPAMIMEYAGPIVVITLAVVIGQSLFGTLGVLLAGQPLKTAMQCGFSLTQIGEFAFIIASLGVSLHVTSHFLYPIVVAVSVITTFLTPYMIRVAEPASNFVDTHLPEKWRKFLMRYASGSQTMNHESLWKKLIFALVRITVVYSIICIAVIALAFRFLVPFIHESLPGIWGALLTALFIILCIAPFLRAIMIKKNHSVEFVTLWNDSRGNRAPLVATIVLRILLAVSFVMFVIAGLFQLSVGLVFGVAVLLVTIMILSRQLKKQSILIERKFFQNLRYRDMRAEYMGEKKPEYAGRLLSRDLHLTDFEIPGESGWVGRTLAELNFGKKYGVHVVSILRGKRRINIPGADVRLFPQDKIQVIATDEELNAFGQEMDKTSVIECDAIEKSEMILRQFSIDEYSPFLNKTLKEAGIREKYHCLIAGVERGGETLHAPDPHEPFTEGDVVWIVGENDDVYRLAGEKSEKPGMK from the coding sequence ATGTCACATTTAGCTCCTCTTATAGCTGATTTAGCGTTGATATTGATTTGCGCAGGGATCATGACCCTGATTTTTAAGAAGCTGAAGCAACCTCTGGTATTGGGATATGTAGTTGCCGGATTTCTTGCCAGTCCTCACATGGCATATACGCCTTCAGTGATGGATACTACGAATGTACAGACGTGGGCGGATATAGGCGTTATCTTTTTGCTTTTTGCTTTGGGGCTTGAATTCAGTTTCAAGAAAATTGTAAAGGTAGGAGGGGCGGCAATCATCGCTGCATGTACCATTATCTTCTGTATGATACTGCTTGGAGTGGCGGTTGGTACAGGATTCGGTTGGCAACGGATGGACTGCATCTTTTTGGGCGGTATGATCGCCATGTCATCCACTACCATTATATATAAGGCCTTTGATGATTTGGGAATGCGCAAGAAGCAGTTCACGGGGCTGGTGCTCAGTGTGCTGATTCTGGAAGATATTCTTGCCATCGTGTTGATGGTGATGTTATCTACTATGGCGGTCAGCAATAACTTTGAGGGCTCAGAGATGCTGGAAAGCATTGCAAAACTGCTGTTTTTCCTCATTCTGTGGTTCGTGGTGGGCATATATCTTATTCCGGGACTGTTGAAGCGTTGCCGCAGGTTGATGAGTGAAGAAACACTGCTGATTGTTTCCTTGGGACTTTGCTTCGGCATGGTCGTTATGGCTGCGCATACAGGTTTCTCGGCGGCTTTCGGAGCATTTATCATGGGCTCCATCCTTGCCGAGACGGTGGAGGCGGAGAGTATTGAAAGGTTGGTGAAACCTGTAAAAGACCTGTTTGGCGCTATCTTCTTCGTATCGGTAGGCATGATGGTGGATCCGGCGATGATAATGGAATATGCCGGTCCCATCGTCGTGATAACGTTGGCGGTTGTCATAGGCCAGTCTTTGTTCGGCACTCTGGGTGTGCTGCTGGCAGGGCAACCCCTGAAGACGGCGATGCAATGCGGTTTCAGTCTGACACAGATTGGCGAATTTGCTTTTATCATTGCTTCACTCGGAGTCTCCCTGCATGTGACGAGCCACTTTCTGTATCCTATCGTGGTGGCCGTATCTGTGATAACCACCTTCCTTACTCCTTATATGATTCGTGTAGCGGAGCCTGCCTCGAATTTTGTAGATACGCACCTTCCCGAAAAGTGGAGGAAATTCCTGATGCGGTATGCTTCGGGCTCACAGACCATGAATCACGAGAGCCTGTGGAAGAAGTTGATATTCGCCCTTGTGCGGATTACGGTGGTGTATTCCATCATTTGTATAGCGGTCATAGCTTTGGCATTCCGCTTCCTTGTACCTTTTATCCATGAAAGCCTGCCCGGTATATGGGGAGCTTTGTTGACCGCATTGTTCATCATATTGTGCATCGCTCCTTTCCTGCGTGCCATCATGATTAAGAAAAACCATTCGGTGGAGTTTGTCACTTTGTGGAACGACAGCCGGGGCAACCGTGCCCCTTTGGTGGCTACCATTGTGCTGCGCATTCTTTTGGCGGTCTCATTTGTCATGTTTGTGATAGCCGGCTTGTTTCAGCTTTCCGTGGGATTGGTGTTCGGGGTGGCCGTACTTTTGGTTACCATAATGATACTTTCGCGTCAACTGAAAAAGCAGTCTATTCTTATCGAAAGAAAGTTTTTTCAGAATCTGCGTTATCGGGATATGCGTGCCGAGTATATGGGAGAGAAGAAACCGGAATATGCGGGGAGGCTGCTTTCACGTGATCTGCACCTGACGGATTTTGAGATCCCCGGTGAATCCGGCTGGGTAGGCAGAACCTTGGCCGAATTGAATTTTGGCAAAAAGTATGGAGTACATGTGGTTTCCATACTTCGCGGCAAGAGGCGGATCAATATTCCGGGAGCCGACGTCCGTCTGTTTCCGCAAGACAAGATACAGGTGATTGCTACGGATGAGGAACTGAACGCATTCGGACAGGAGATGGATAAGACTTCTGTGATAGAGTGTGATGCGATAGAGAAAAGTGAGATGATTTTGCGCCAGTTCAGCATAGATGAGTATTCGCCCTTCTTGAATAAAACCTTGAAAGAAGCGGGTATCCGCGAGAAATATCATTGCCTGATTGCCGGAGTGGAACGGGGAGGGGAAACATTGCATGCTCCCGATCCGCATGAACCTTTTACGGAAGGTGACGTGGTTTGGATTGTGGGAGAGAATGACGATGTGTACCGGCTGGCGGGAGAAAAAAGTGAAAAGCCCGGTATGAAATGA
- a CDS encoding OmpA family protein — translation MGFKFGKSNKGAKVGGGCSEECLRQLNELRELVSKPNVVYKTDTVYVKQNVAVAKSIPGLKSFVAFGNGQASVASTQEMNVLAVADYLKQYPETEVVVTGYASTGTGSRELNLRLARQRAEAVAKTLTDKYGISSDRLTVKSMQDGEQPFQTSDWNRVTIMVAE, via the coding sequence ATGGGCTTCAAGTTCGGCAAGAGCAATAAGGGCGCAAAGGTAGGTGGCGGCTGTTCCGAGGAATGTCTCCGTCAGCTCAACGAGCTTCGCGAACTGGTGTCCAAACCCAATGTGGTTTACAAGACTGACACGGTGTATGTGAAGCAGAATGTTGCGGTAGCCAAGAGCATTCCGGGCTTGAAGAGCTTTGTGGCCTTTGGCAACGGACAGGCTTCGGTGGCTTCCACACAGGAAATGAACGTTCTGGCTGTGGCAGACTATCTGAAGCAATATCCCGAAACGGAAGTAGTTGTGACGGGCTATGCCAGCACCGGTACAGGCAGTCGCGAACTCAATCTCCGCCTTGCCAGGCAACGTGCCGAGGCAGTGGCGAAGACCCTGACGGATAAGTATGGCATCAGCAGTGACCGATTGACTGTAAAGAGCATGCAGGACGGTGAGCAGCCGTTCCAGACCAGCGACTGGAACCGCGTGACCATTATGGTTGCCGAATGA
- a CDS encoding sodium ion-translocating decarboxylase subunit beta: protein MGDFITFLGNNLADFWTYTGFANATVGHVVMLLVGLFFIYLAVAKEFEPMLLIPIGFGMLIGNIPFNMEAGLKVGIYEEGSVLNILYQGVTSGWYPPLIFLGIGAMTDFSALISNPKLMLVGAAAQFGIFGAYMIALKMGFDPMQAGAIGIIGGADGPTAIFLSSKLAPNLMGAIAVSAYSYMALVPVIQPPIMRWLTTKHERVIRMKPPRVVSHTEKVMFPIIGLLLTTFLVPSGLPLLGMLFFGNLLKESGVTRRLANTASGPLIDTITILLGLTVGASTQASEFLTFDSIKIFALGALSFVIATASGVIFVKIFNLFLKKDNKINPLIGNAGVSAVPDSARISQVVGLEYDPTNYLLMHAMGPNVAGVIGSAVAAGILLGFLM from the coding sequence ATGGGAGATTTTATCACATTCTTAGGAAACAACCTCGCCGATTTCTGGACATATACGGGCTTCGCCAATGCAACGGTGGGACACGTAGTAATGCTGCTGGTAGGCTTGTTTTTCATATACTTGGCCGTTGCCAAGGAATTTGAGCCGATGCTACTGATTCCTATAGGTTTCGGTATGCTGATCGGCAATATTCCTTTCAATATGGAAGCCGGACTGAAAGTCGGCATCTATGAGGAAGGCTCTGTACTCAACATTTTGTATCAGGGAGTGACTTCGGGATGGTATCCGCCCCTCATCTTCCTGGGTATCGGCGCAATGACGGACTTCTCTGCCCTAATCTCGAACCCAAAGTTGATGCTGGTTGGCGCTGCCGCCCAATTCGGAATCTTCGGCGCCTATATGATAGCCCTCAAAATGGGATTCGACCCGATGCAAGCCGGTGCAATCGGCATTATCGGAGGAGCCGACGGACCGACAGCCATCTTCTTGTCGTCCAAGCTTGCCCCCAATCTGATGGGAGCCATTGCGGTATCGGCCTATTCGTACATGGCACTGGTTCCGGTAATCCAGCCCCCCATTATGCGCTGGCTCACCACAAAGCACGAACGCGTAATCCGCATGAAACCGCCGCGCGTAGTGTCTCATACGGAAAAAGTGATGTTCCCTATCATCGGCCTGCTGCTCACCACTTTCCTTGTACCCTCCGGCCTGCCGTTGCTGGGTATGCTGTTCTTCGGCAATCTGCTGAAAGAAAGCGGTGTGACACGCCGCCTGGCAAATACTGCCAGTGGTCCGCTGATTGATACTATCACCATTTTGCTCGGTCTGACCGTGGGTGCTTCCACGCAGGCATCGGAGTTCCTGACATTTGACTCGATCAAGATCTTTGCCCTCGGAGCACTGTCCTTCGTCATCGCAACAGCCTCCGGTGTAATCTTCGTCAAGATTTTCAATCTTTTCCTGAAGAAAGACAACAAGATCAACCCACTGATAGGCAATGCCGGCGTATCTGCCGTGCCCGACTCGGCCCGCATCTCACAAGTGGTAGGTCTGGAATATGATCCGACCAACTATCTGCTGATGCACGCCATGGGACCGAATGTGGCAGGCGTAATCGGCTCTGCCGTAGCAGCAGGTATTCTGTTAGGATTCCTGATGTAA